One stretch of Girardinichthys multiradiatus isolate DD_20200921_A chromosome 2, DD_fGirMul_XY1, whole genome shotgun sequence DNA includes these proteins:
- the LOC124885073 gene encoding high-affinity choline transporter 1-like, producing the protein MAVDVPGLVSVVVFYVCVLAIGVWGSQKSKKVEKECTGPKSEISIIGGRNIRILVGIFTMTATWVGGGYIMGTAESVYSPTQGLVWALGPPSYAICFFVGGLFFAKPMRSKRYVTMLDPFQNRYGKVFTVTLLLPALVSDILWVACILAALGGTMSIILGLSSTISIIISAAVSIVYTFLGGLYSVAYTDIIQLCFIFISLWLCVPFMILSPAVTAISQTLPLNQSYEHAWVGHLELADAGKWVDEMLLLALGGLSYQALYQRILSAASSAQAQITCFAAAGTVFIMGIPSVVIGVMAAAADWNQTTYGLPTPFERGDAGKILPLALQHLTPTWVAVLGIGSVAAAVMSSMDSALLSSASMFTQNIYKTTLRKKASERELQWVIRISVLLVGLAGTSLAFGDDSVAALWILSGDLLYCIIFPQLVCVLHFQRANTYGAICGFVVGLLLRGLSGEPVLGIPPLLLYPCCREENEQIRQCFPYRTVAMLSSLISIMAVSWLLDLIFHRQLIPESWDFLHVFKKKNKVDDDEIPDPCEEINQVFNTKF; encoded by the exons ATGGCAGTGGATGTCCCTGGACTGGTCTCTGTGGTAGTTTTTTATGTTTGCGTCCTGGCAATTGGAGTGTGGGGGTCTCAAAAATCCAAGAAAGTGGAGAAAGAATGCACTGGCCCAAAGAGCGAAATTTCCATCATTGGCGGCCGCAACATCCGCATCCTGGTTGGGATTTTTACGATGACAG CAACATGGGTCGGTGGAGGTTACATTATGGGAACTGCTGAGTCTGTTTATTCTCCCACTCAAGGCCTTGTCTGGGCTCTGGGCCCCCCTTCTTATGCTATATGTTTTTTTGTGG GTGGACTATTCTTTGCAAAACCTATGAGGTCAAAGCGTTATGTGACAATGTTGGACCCGTTTCAGAATCGCTATGGCAAAGTATTCACTGTGACCCTCCTGCTTCCTGCCTTGGTCAGCGACATATTATGGGTTGCCTGCATCCTTGCTGCTCTTG GTGGAACAATGAGCATAATTCTTGGGTTGTCTTCTACCATCTCCATCATCATCTCAGCAGCTGTCTCCATTGTCTACACATTTCTAGGGGGCCTCTACTCAGTTGCATACACTGATATTATccagctttgttttatttttataagccTG tgGCTCTGTGTTCCATTTATGATACTAAGTCCAGCAGTTACTGCTATCTCACAAACACTCCCACTCAACCAGTCATATGAACATGCATGGGTCGGACACCTGGAGCTGGCGGACGCAGGAAAGTGGGTCGATGAGATGCTGCTgctg GCTTTAGGTGGACTGTCATATCAAGCTCTGTACCAAAGGATTCTCTCTGCAGCCTCCTCTGCTCAGGCTCAGATCACCTGTTTTGCTGCTGCTGGGACAGTTTTTATCATGGGAATCCCCTCAGTTGTCATTGGAGTCATGGCTGCTGCTGCAG ACTGGAACCAGACTACGTACGGTCTTCCCACTCCTTTTGAACGTGGAGATGCAGGGAAGATCCTGCCTCTTGCTCTCCAACACCTCACACCCACTTGGGTGGCAGTGTTAGGCATTGGttctgtggctgcagctgttatGTCCTCCATGGACTCAGCACTGCTGTCCTCAGCATCCATGTTTACACAAAACATATACAAGACAACATTGAGGAAAAAG GCCTCAGAAAGGGAGCTGCAGTGGGTGATCCGTATCAGTGTGTTGCTCGTTGGTCTGGCTGGAACAAGCCTGGCTTTTGGGGACGACAGCGTGGCCGCTCTTTGGATTCTAAGCGGAGACCTCCTCTACTGCATAATTTTCCCACAGCTGGTCTGTGTTCTGCACTTTCAACGTGCGAACACCTATGGTGCTATTTGCGGCTTCGTGGTGGGTTTGTTGCTGCGGGGACTGAGTGGGGAGCCCGTATTGGGGATCCCTCCTCTGCTCCTGTACCCTTGTTGTAGGGAAGAGAATGAACAGATCAGACAATGCTTTCCTTACAGAACTGTTGCTATGCTGTCTTCTTTGATAAGTATTATGGCAGTATCATGGCTGCTGGACTTGATCTTTCATCGCCAACTTATCCCTGAGTCCTGGGATTTTCTGCacgtttttaaaaagaagaataagGTAGATGATGATGAAATACCTGACCCTTGTGAGGAAATTAACCAAGTTTTCAATACTAAATTCTGA